In Microcaecilia unicolor chromosome 1, aMicUni1.1, whole genome shotgun sequence, the following are encoded in one genomic region:
- the LOC115460230 gene encoding noggin-like codes for MDGTEVSGCLLLLVCSLALWPFSMGAAPPSTVGDLPPPEEALTEMPLPEKMGDASVLDSDIHIIRKKPSSNLRPYSLSLLQEDYHYSPKPKHLRSARLLRLLGPSFDPFWMSVEKPQNRSAEVADLESLSQDLADGMTRYQKKLLREAQNLNLHSLLPRGESSNVTEAVLAYLHQWLVNSATCKLTSSWVHLGPVFWPRWVRHTDCDTSYTSCSWPPGMVCRQAQVTQLKILAWHCWTGKDPLGTGRLIHQCTWRQVPYPVVAACKCSCR; via the coding sequence ATGGATGGAACAGAGGTCAGTGGCTGCTTGCTTCTGTTAGTCTGTTCCTTGGCTTTGTGGCCATTCTCAATGGGGGCTGCACCTCCTTCCACTGTGGGGGATCTGCCTCCTCCAGAGGAGGCCCTAACTGAAATGCCACTCCCAGAAAAGATGGGTGATGCTTCTGTGCTAGACTCTGATATCCATATCATAAGGAAGAAGCCCTCATCCAACCTGAGACCCTACAGCCTGTCCCTCTTACAAGAGGATTATCACTACTCTCCCAAACCCAAGCATCTGCGCAGTGCCCGGCTTTTGAGGCTCCTGGGACCCTCATTCGACCCCTTTTGGATGTCCGTGGAGAAACCCCAGAACCGTAGTGCCGAAGTTGCAGATCTGGAGTCCCTGAGCCAGGACTTGGCAGATGGCATGACACGGTACCAGAAGAAGCTGTTGCGTGAAGCCCAGAATCTGAACCTCCACTCTCTTCTGCCCCGAGGAGAATCCAGCAATGTAACGGAGGCCGTCCTTGCCTATCTGCACCAGTGGCTGGTAAACAGTGCCACCTGCAAGCTTACCTCTTCCTGGGTGCACCTGGGGCCTGTCTTCTGGCCACGCTGGGTCCGCCACACTGACTGCGACACTTCCTACACCAGCTGCTCCTGGCCACCTGGCATGGTGTGCCGCCAAGCACAGGTCACCCAGCTTAAGATTTTAGCTTGGCACTGCTGGACAGGCAAAGACCCTTTGGGCACGGGCAGACTGATACACCAGTGCACCTGGCGACAAGTCCCATATCCTGTGGTGGCTGCATGCAAGTGTTCTTGCCGTTGA